DNA from Archaeoglobus veneficus SNP6:
AGAACACTCCGAGCTTTGAAAGGATTTCCTCAGCCGAATAATCTGGCTTGAGCTTGATGTATGCCTTCTTTTCACCCCTTGGTGTTATGAGCGTGTTAACTGATTCAACCTCAACCCCAAACCTCTTCTCGATTTCCTTCTTTATCTGGGGTTTCTTTGCCCTTATATCGACTATTGCCGTCAGGATGTTCTTTTCGAGCTCTGCAGTTGTCTTTTCAGTAACAAGGAAGCACTTGATCAGCATAACCACCCCTCCAGGACATTCAGAGCTGACTTCGTCCAGACTGTGAGCCTTCCGGGATGTGTTCCAGGAGCGAGGAGTTCAACGTTCAGATCTTTGGCGAGCACGACATCAACACCTGGGAGATTCCTTGCTGCGTTCATAACACTGCACGGCTTCGAGACTACAACAAGAACACTCTTCTTTCCGATGTAGCGTCTTCCTCTCATCTTGCCCTTTCCGGCTCTGACGCGCTTTCTTTCTGCAGCCCTGACAACATCGCTGTAAACGCCTATTGCCTTGAAGACCTCTGCAACTTCTTTTGTCTTTGAGAGGCCCTCAAAATCGTCAACAACGATTTTTGGCACATCACCATCAAAAACGTGGTTTCTCTGCTTTACTACTTCAGCAATGGCAGTTGCCGCTATTGCAGAGCGAAGGGCTTTTCTCATCTCTTTTCTGTTGATTTTCTCCTCCCACTTCTTCTGAACCTTGGGCGGGTGAGCCCTTCTGCCTTTAACAGCCTGCGGAACCTTTACAGCCCTGCTACCTGTTTTCAGCCTTGGGACTCTCGCGTATCCATGGCCCGGCCCCCAGTTTTCAGCAGCGTAGTTTATCCCCGAAAGAGGATTGGGGCCGTAAGGCTGCCTGCGGTGGCTCTGGATAGCATGAACTGCCTTCCTGATTATGTCCGGGCGGAGCTCCTCCTTGAATACTACTGGCAATTCGATTTCTTCAACAACTTCGCCGTTGAGATTCAGAACGTTGGCCTTCATCTTCATCTCCCCTGCTTGGACGTTGTACTGACGTATATAAGGTTGATTCCGTCAAACTCCGCCTGAGGCGGTCTTATCGCATCTCTCATGCGGATGAGTCTTTTAACGCTTCCAGGAACGCTACCTGAGATAAGGACGTAATCGCTTCTTACAACGCCGTAGTGCGGGAATCCTCCATTAGGTGTAACCTCGCTTCCATCCTCCCCAATTTTAATGATGCGCTTGTTGAACTCGGTGCGCTGGTGGAAACCCATCTGACCAGCCTGCGGAACAGTCCAGCGGATGTGGTGCGGATTCCATGGGCCGAGACAACCAACTCTGCGGTGTTTGCTGCTTCTTGCGTGCTTTGCGTCAAGCGTTATAACTCCCCACCTCTTAACTGGGCCCTGGAAGCCCTTACCCTTCGTTATTGACAGAACGTCGATTATTGCTCCCTCTGAATAAACTTCAGAAACACGAATTTCCTTTCCGAGTTTCTCTATTGCGTAGTCGAGAGCAGAACTCACATCTCCACCAACCTTATGCTCCATGACGTCGGGAACCTTCTTTGGAATTCCTGTAATCAGGTATGGCTGAGTGTAGGTAATCACGCGAACTTCTGCAGCGTCGTCTATCTCTTTGAGCTTTTCAACGTCGGGGGACTTCTTAGGAAGCTGGAGCCTTCTGCCGAGGAAGTTGTCGAGGTCGCTGCTCCAGACTTCTCCGGCTATCTGCATGCCGTAAGGTGTCTTTCTGTAAACCCTTATTCCCGCCACTTTCATGGGGGGTGTCTCAATCACTGTAACCGGAACTACTATCTCCTCCCCGTACGTAAGGGAGTTCTTTCTGTCGTCTACCATCACCACGTGGGTCATACCCACCTTATAGCCCGCAAATCCGAGCAGTCTTGTCTCACTGCATTCGGGCCAAGCCCTTATCCTTGGAACGATACTGCTGGCTCTCTTTCGAGGCGAGAATCCAAGCGATCCCCTTCTTGGCCTGTGTTCCTTCATTTCCTACCACCTGTCCTGTTCAAGCCTTATCAAGCTTTAATCCACTTTATTTCACGATTTGAGGAAGTTTATTATCGCGAGGGCTGCAATTACAGCCTCTTCGAGTCTTACGGTTTCAGTCCCCTGGTTTGGGACTATGTTCCAGCACCTTGAGGGCAGCTTTACGCCAAGCCTCGCTGCAATCTCGTGCACACCCTCTTCAGGGCTCCCGAAC
Protein-coding regions in this window:
- a CDS encoding 50S ribosomal protein L23, with the protein product MLIKCFLVTEKTTAELEKNILTAIVDIRAKKPQIKKEIEKRFGVEVESVNTLITPRGEKKAYIKLKPDYSAEEILSKLGVF
- the rpl4p gene encoding 50S ribosomal protein L4, which codes for MKANVLNLNGEVVEEIELPVVFKEELRPDIIRKAVHAIQSHRRQPYGPNPLSGINYAAENWGPGHGYARVPRLKTGSRAVKVPQAVKGRRAHPPKVQKKWEEKINRKEMRKALRSAIAATAIAEVVKQRNHVFDGDVPKIVVDDFEGLSKTKEVAEVFKAIGVYSDVVRAAERKRVRAGKGKMRGRRYIGKKSVLVVVSKPCSVMNAARNLPGVDVVLAKDLNVELLAPGTHPGRLTVWTKSALNVLEGWLC
- a CDS encoding 50S ribosomal protein L3 — translated: MKEHRPRRGSLGFSPRKRASSIVPRIRAWPECSETRLLGFAGYKVGMTHVVMVDDRKNSLTYGEEIVVPVTVIETPPMKVAGIRVYRKTPYGMQIAGEVWSSDLDNFLGRRLQLPKKSPDVEKLKEIDDAAEVRVITYTQPYLITGIPKKVPDVMEHKVGGDVSSALDYAIEKLGKEIRVSEVYSEGAIIDVLSITKGKGFQGPVKRWGVITLDAKHARSSKHRRVGCLGPWNPHHIRWTVPQAGQMGFHQRTEFNKRIIKIGEDGSEVTPNGGFPHYGVVRSDYVLISGSVPGSVKRLIRMRDAIRPPQAEFDGINLIYVSTTSKQGR